CGGACCGTGCTCGGCGATCGCGGCGAAGTGCGCACGGCTCGAGTAGCCCTTGTTCTCGTCCCACGCGTACAGCGGGCGCTCGTCGTGCATTCGACGCATGAAGCGGTCGCGGTGCACCTTGGCGATGACGGATGCCGCGGCGACCGACGCGCAGTCGCGGTCGGCCTTGATGCGGGTGACGACCCGCGCGCGCCGTTCGATCGAGGCGCTCAGCCAGTCGTGGTTGCCGTCGAGAAGCAGCGGCACGTCGGCGATGAGCTCGGTGGCCGCCGACAGCTCGGCGAAGGCACGTGCGCCGGCGAGCCCGAGGCAGGCCATGATGCCGAGCTCGTCGATCTCGGCCGCGCTGGCCTCGCCGACCGCCGATGCGCGCACCCAGGTGGCGGCCCTCGGCGCCATCGCCTCGCGGCGCGGCTCGCTGAGCAGCTTCGAATCGCGCAGTCCCGCAGGCATGCGCCGAACGCCGGAGTCGATGAGCACGAGGCCGATCGTCACGGGGCCCGCGAGCGCACCGCGACCGACCTCGTCGCACGCGAGCATCATGGGCGCGTCGGCGAGGAACTCCCGTTCGACGCGAAGCGTCGGGATCGCTGCGGGGGCCACGTCAGTCGCCCGCCTCGTCGACGCCCTCGAACACCTGGGGGTAGTTGTCGAGCCACGCCCAGTGCTCGACCGGCCAGCTGACGACGAACGCGCGGCCGACGACGTTGTCGATCGGCACGAATCCCTCGAGCGGCGTCTCGGTGTTGTACCGCGAGTCCTTGGAGTTGTTGCGGTTGTCGCCCATGACCCAGAGCGAGCCCTTGGGAACGACCACGTCGAAGTCGTCGCGCGACGCCTTGGTGTCGCCGGGCGGCAGCGCGATGTACGGCTCGTCGAGGGGCACGTCGTTGACGCTCATCTGGCCGAGGGCGTTGCAGCAGACGACGTGGTCGCCGGGCAGCCCGATGAGGCGCTTCACGAGGTGGTCGTTCGAGTCGGGCGCCGCGAGGCCGACGAAGGCGAGGAACCAGTCGACGGCGGCCACGAGCGGCGGCTGCTCGACCTCGGGTCGCGCCGGGAGCCACCCGCCGGGATCGCGGAACACGATGACGTCTCCGCGTTCGAGCGGCGTGACGTCGGGGACGAGCTGGTTCACGATGATGCGATCGTCGATGAACAGCGTCTCCTCCATCGACTGCGACGGGATGAAGAACGATCTGATGAGGAACGTCTTGATGAGGAACGAGACGAGCACGGCCACCACGAAGATGACGAGCAGGTCTCGGAGGAACAGGAGAACGCCGCGTCGTCTGTTCGGCGTCGCCGAATCCGCGCGATCTGTTCGCGTGCCTGTGTCTTCTTCTGTCATTTAACCGCCCGAGCTCCCCACCCAGTCTAGGGGTGGGGAGCTCGGGGAAGAGTTCGCGTGGAGCGCGATCCGCGAAGCGGATCAGGCGTCGCGCTTCTCCTTGATCTTCGCCTTCTTGCCGCGGAGCTTGCGCAGGTAGTACAGCTTCGCGCGACGCACGTCACCGCGGGTGACGACCTCGATGTGGTCGATCACGGGCGAGTGCACCGGGAACTTGCGCTCGACGCCGACCTGGAAGCTGACCTTGCGGACCGTGAAGGTCTCGCGCACGCCTTCACCCTGGCGGCCGATGACGACGCCCTGGAAGACCTGGATGCGCGCGCGCGTGCCTTCGATGATGTTGACGTGCACCTTGACGGTGTCGCCGGGGCGGAAGTCGGGGACATCCGACCTCAGGCTCGCGGCGTCGACGTGGTCGAGGATATGCATGTTGGTTCGCTCTCTGCGCCCGCAACCGGTCGAACGCGGATCATTGGATGGAAGTTCTGGTGCCGCCTCGCACGACGAATCGTGCGTGCGTGCTCCCCGGAGGCAGAGACCTGCGGCGGCACAATCCTCTATTGTGCCACGCTCGACGGCAACTGGCCAAAAGCGGGCGACGAGCGCCCCGTCGCACGTCGCCTCGAACGTCTGCCGGTCAGTCCTCGCGGACCTCGTGGATGATGATCACGTCGTCGCTGCCGTCGTCGAACGGCGGGCGCCGCGCACCGGGGCCGGTCGCGCCGGCCGAACCAACCGGCCCGCCCGTCGCCGAGGCACCGGGCTGCTCGCCGGCGAGCCGCTCGAACTCCGCCATGGAGGCCTTCATGCGATTGGCGCCGTCGGTGACGAGCTGCCACACGGCGACCCAGAACGCGGCGATGCCGAGGAGGATCGCGAGCACGCCGAAGCCCGTGGCAGTCGGCCCGTAGAACCCGGTGCCGATGATCGAGAGATGCCAGGCGGTGAGCACGCCGACGTCGATCCACGACAGTGCGCGCTCCTGACGCACGGTGGGCCGCACGTTCGTGATGAGCGCCACGATGCCGAGCACGATGAAGGCGATGGGCACGACGATGACGAGCCCGAGCGTGCCCCAGCCGCCTCCGCCGAAGATCGCCCAGCCCACCGCGAGCCACACCGGCAGCACGATGATCGCGATCATCTGCCATCTGTAGAGTGCGCGCCGCAGGAGCATGAACTCAGCGTAATCCGACGAAGCTCGGCGCGCGCCGGGTGTTCACTCAGGGCGGAGCCGACAGAATGGAGTCGTGATTGAACTTCGGACCCCTGCAGAGATCGAGGAGATGCGGCCCGCCGGCCGTTTCGTGGCGAGCGTGCTGGAGGCCACCTCGGCAGCAGCAGCGGTCGGCGTGAACCTGCTCGAACTCGACGCCCTCGCGCACGAGATGATCCGCAAGGCCGGCGCCGAGAGCTGCTACATCGACTACCACCCCTCGTTCGGCGCGAGCCCGTTCGGCAAGGTCATCTGCACCTCGGTGAACGACGCCGTGCTGCACGGACTCCCCCACGACTACCGTCTGCGCGACGGCGACCTGCTGAGCCTCGACTTCGCGGCCTCGGTGAACGGATGGGTCGCCGACTCGGCGATCTCCCTCGTCGTCGGCACTCCGCGCGAGGAGGACCTTCGCCTCATCGACACGAGCCGCCGCGCACTCGACGCGGGCATCGCCGCCGCGCGCACGGGCAACCGCATCGGCGACATCTCGCGGGCGATCGCGGATGTCGCGAAGGCCGAGGGCTACTCGATCAACACCGACTTCGGCGGTCACGGCGTCGGTCGCACGATGCACGGCGACCCGCACATCCCGAACAACGGGCGTCCCGGCCGGGGGCTGCCGTTGAAGCCCGGACTCGTGGTCGCGATCGAGCCGTGGTTCCTCGCCACGACCGACCGCATCTTCACCGACCCCGACGGCTGGACCCTCCGCAGCGCCGACGGCTCGCGCGGCGCGCACTCGGAGCACACGATCGCGATCACCGACGGCGACCCGATCGTGCTCACGCAGCG
The sequence above is a segment of the Agromyces hippuratus genome. Coding sequences within it:
- the lepB gene encoding signal peptidase I, with protein sequence MTEEDTGTRTDRADSATPNRRRGVLLFLRDLLVIFVVAVLVSFLIKTFLIRSFFIPSQSMEETLFIDDRIIVNQLVPDVTPLERGDVIVFRDPGGWLPARPEVEQPPLVAAVDWFLAFVGLAAPDSNDHLVKRLIGLPGDHVVCCNALGQMSVNDVPLDEPYIALPPGDTKASRDDFDVVVPKGSLWVMGDNRNNSKDSRYNTETPLEGFVPIDNVVGRAFVVSWPVEHWAWLDNYPQVFEGVDEAGD
- a CDS encoding ribonuclease HII, which translates into the protein MMLACDEVGRGALAGPVTIGLVLIDSGVRRMPAGLRDSKLLSEPRREAMAPRAATWVRASAVGEASAAEIDELGIMACLGLAGARAFAELSAATELIADVPLLLDGNHDWLSASIERRARVVTRIKADRDCASVAAASVIAKVHRDRFMRRMHDERPLYAWDENKGYSSRAHFAAIAEHGPSELHRTTWLHEQTQPAPTLFDLSVG
- the rplS gene encoding 50S ribosomal protein L19, whose amino-acid sequence is MHILDHVDAASLRSDVPDFRPGDTVKVHVNIIEGTRARIQVFQGVVIGRQGEGVRETFTVRKVSFQVGVERKFPVHSPVIDHIEVVTRGDVRRAKLYYLRKLRGKKAKIKEKRDA
- the map gene encoding type I methionyl aminopeptidase is translated as MIELRTPAEIEEMRPAGRFVASVLEATSAAAAVGVNLLELDALAHEMIRKAGAESCYIDYHPSFGASPFGKVICTSVNDAVLHGLPHDYRLRDGDLLSLDFAASVNGWVADSAISLVVGTPREEDLRLIDTSRRALDAGIAAARTGNRIGDISRAIADVAKAEGYSINTDFGGHGVGRTMHGDPHIPNNGRPGRGLPLKPGLVVAIEPWFLATTDRIFTDPDGWTLRSADGSRGAHSEHTIAITDGDPIVLTQRS